GTACATCGTCTCACCGTAAGGCGATGCTCTCTAATATGGCTGCTTCTCTCATATTACACAAACGTATTCAAACAACTACTGCTAAAGCGAAAGCATTACGCAAATATGTAGAACCTTTGATTACTCGTGCGAAGGGTGGAACTCAAAACGACCAACGTGTTGTTTTCTCTTACCTTCAAAATAAAGAAGCTACCAAAGAGCTTTTCAATGAAGTAGCTCGTAAAGTGGGTGAGCGTCCAGGTGGATACACACGCATTATCAAACTTAGTTTGCCTCGTTTGGGTGATAACGCTGATGTTTGTTTTATCGAACTTGTAGATTACAACGAACTTATGCTACAAGACAAAGCAAGCTCTAGTGGACGTACTCGTCGTGGTCGTCGTAAGAAGAAAAAATCTTCTGAGGACACTGCACAAACAGCAACTGCTGAGGCTACAAGCGAAGAAAAAGTAGAAGAAAAGAAAGCTGACAACGCTGATTCAAGCGAAGAAGAATAATCAGTATTTCATTTTTTCAAAATATATAAACCAACTTTCTAAATCTTTAGAGAGTTGGTTTTTTGCTTTTCTAAAATCTATACGTAAACTGTAAATGATTAGGAGCAAGAGCTAATGAAACAGGAATGTCATATAGACGGTCAGACTGTCTTTTACTCAATAAATATGTGCTTGCATCAAACAATAATAAGAAACCTCCCTGCACAATCAAAGATTTTCCATAACCTAGAAATTGATTCGTAGTTTTTATATCTGTTCTGGTTTTGGCTCGTTCTCTCAAATACAAACCTGTCATTATGTATCCTACATCAATGCCTGCATTGAATAGAAGAACTTTTTGTGTAGAATGATAGGCTTTGAGCGTTTGAGAATAATTCAAAGCTGTATTCCGTTTGCCAAATAAAAGCCCTCCTCCTGCCAGTGCAAAATTTATAGTATTCCAATAAATATTAGACTGATAGAAGTATTTAGCTTCTCCATTTTTTACACCACCTAGCAGTACTGCTCCATTGTAGGTAAAGTTAGCCACTGACCAGCCTCCCAAAACGTACATAGACTTTTTTTCGAATGCAAGACGGTTTTTGTTGATTTCTTTTAAATCAATTTTATCAGATTGGGCAAAAACAGCAGATGAAAAGCCTAAGAAGGAAAAAAGTAAGACAAGAGAGAGAAAATTTTTCATAAAAAGGTAGTTTAAAAAGTTACACAATTTGTTTGTGTTGCCTTCTCTAACTTTTGGGTGCTGATTTTGGTTTTAGTTTTATGAAAAAGATAATTTTTACTCTACTTAAGAAAGCTACCTTTTAAAGAATTTAAGAAAAAAATAGTGCAAAAAGTGGTATCTTTACAGACTGTATAATGTATCAAACCATTGATAATCAACTGTTTTTAAAGAAAAATACCAGCGATTCCAAATAAAAAATATATCTTATGAATTTTCATAATTTAAAATATACATCCAAGCTTATCCAATATTCTACCCTTGTTTTATTATTGTTCTCTATCATTCCAATAACTTCTGCTCAAAACTCGGTGCTTGCAGATGGACAAATTTTGAAGCTAAAAATAGAACAAAATGGTATTCATAAAATTACTTTTCAAGCCCTCCAAGAAGCAGGTTTAAATCCTTCTACTATCAATCCAAATAATATTCAACTTTTTGGAAACGGTGGTGGAATGTTGCCACAAGCAAATGCAGTTGATAGAATTTCAGACCTAAGGGAAAATGCTATTTTTTTAGAACTTGGAGGAGATGGCACATTCAATCAAGGAGACTATATTTTGTTTTATGCCCAAGCAGCAGACAGTTATCAATACGATGAGCAAAGTAATGATGCACTAAAATTTAGTTTTGAAAAAAATCTGTATGATGATTTTAATTATTACTATTTGAAAGTGGGAAACCAAGCAGGAAAGCGAATCCAAACAGCTGAAAGTTTGAATGGAGGAACAAAAATTACTACCTACGATGAAATAGCTCATCACGAACTAGACGAAGTAAACATTATTGGCGATTTGAGAAACTCTGGTGGTGGAGGTTCGGGCAGGATGTGGTTTGGAGAGCGTTTTGATTTTGTAACTGAAGCAACTATCAATTTTGAGGGAGAAGGTTTGGTTACTTCTCGTCCTGTGTTATTGCGTGCTTCTGCGATGGCGTATTCTTCTCGTCCGAGTGAATACACAGTTTCAATAGCTGGACAAAATATTGGCACTCTTCCGATTGCTGCTTCTATAATTTCTACTTATTCTAAAAAAGGAGATATTACTACTTCTACTTTCCAATCGAATATTAGCTCTTCGTCTAGCACACTTCCTGTAACAGTTGCTTACAACAAGACAGATAACACAGCTTTCGGACATTTAGATTATTTGACTTTATCCTATACAAGAAATTTATCTTTTTATAAACAGAATACACATTTTCGTTCTGTAGCTTCTATTCAAAATGAAGTGAGTAGTTTTGAGTTTTCTCAACAACCTGCTTCTATGCGTGTTTGGAATATTACAGATGTATTTGCTATTCAAGAAATTCCACAAAATACATCCAATCTAAATGCTTTTACAGTTCGAACAGGTAATACACTAAATGAACTAATAGCCTTTGACACAAATACAGACTTACCTGTACCTTTGGAAATTACGCCTTTAGCGAATCAAAATTTGCATGCGCTGCCTACTCCAGATTTTGTCATCGTAACGCATACTGATTTTATAGATGCTGCTCAAAAATTGGCAGCCTTCCATAATGAAAATGATAATTTGGAAGTTTTGGTAGTAACTGTTGACCAGATTTGGAATGAATTTTCATCTGGAAAGCAAGATATTTCTGCTATTCGTGACTTCGTTCGTTTTTTATATAAAAATGATAGTGATAAGTTGCGTTATTTGCTGCTTTTTGGAGATACAAGCTACGATTATAAAGATAGAATTTCATCAAATAATAATTTTGTACCTGTTTATCAATCTAGGGAATCCTTAGAACCTGTCGAAACATTTTCATCAGAAGACTTTTTTGGTCTTTTAGAAGATAATGAGGGAATTTGGGGAGAAGAAACAAATACTCAAACAGAAGATTTAGATATTGGAATTGGTCGTATTCCTGTCAGAAGTGCTACACAAGCGAGCCAAGTAGTAGATAAAATTATAGGTTATTCTCTTCCTCAAACATTGGGAAAGTGGCGAAATAAAGTAGTTTTTGTAGCAGACGATGGAGACAATAATATTCACATGAGAGATTCTGAAGAGATGATAGAAATTATTGAAAGCTATAAAGGTTATCAAGCAGAAAAACTATACATTGATGCTTTTCCTCAAATTTCTACTTCGAATGGAAAATTTTCTTTCAAAGTACGTGAAAAGCTAAGTCAGAATGTAAATGAAGGTTCTTTGATTGTAAATTATATGGGACACGGTTCGGAGTCTAGTTTAGCAACAGAAGCTGTGGTAGATTTGGCTTCTATTTCTAATTGGAAAAATTTAGATAATTTGCCTTTATTTGTTACGGCAACCTGTGAGTTTGGACGTTACGACAATCCAGATGTTATTTCTGCTGGAGAGCGTCTCATGACAAATGAAGACGGAGGAGGAATTGCGCTCGTAACCACTACACGCCCTGTAACAGCTTCAACAAATTTTGTGTTGGCAAAAGCATTTTATAGTAATGTTTTTAAACGTTTACCCAACGGAGAAATGCCTCGTTTGGGAGATATTATTAGAAAGACAAAAAATGAAAGTCTTGCAAAACTCAATCGAAATTTTACGCTTTTGGGCGACCCAGCTTTGCGCCTAAATTATCCAAAAGAAGAAGCTGTCATTACCGAGGTAAAGGCAAATGGAACAGTAACAGAATCTATAAAAGCACTAGATAAAGTTACATTGACAGGCGAAATTGTAAATAACAACACTTTAAGTGCAGATTTTACAGGAATTTTAGATGTAGTAATTTATGATAAACCAGCCGAGCTTAGAACGTATGGCGATGAGTCAAGACCGATGTTTTACAATGCTTGGCAAAATGTTTTGTACAAAGGAAAGGCTACAATCAATCAAGGAAAATTTGAAATTACCTTTGTAGTTTCTAAAGACATAAATTACAATTTAGCAGCAGGAAGAGTAACTATGTATGCACAGCACGAAACCCAAAACAGAGATGCTAATGGTTTTTATGGGATTCAGATTGGAGCAAGCAACAATAATGCTCCCACAGACAACACACCACCAACGGCGCAAATTTGGATAGAAGACAAGACTTTTGTTTCTGGTGCGAAAGTTCCTTCAAATACAGTTTTGTTGGCAGAAGTGAGTGATGAAAGTGGAATTAATTTGAGTGGATATGGTGTGGGAAGAGAAATAACGGCTGTTGTGGATGGAGAAGCCTCTCAAACGTTTATTCTGAATGACTATTTTACTTACGACGAAGGAAGTTATACGAAAGGAACAATTACTTTTCCGTTAGAAGATTTGAGTGTAGGACAACACACACTTTCTTTTACTGTTTGGGACAACTACTCTAATCCTACTACGATTGAAGTTGATTTTTATGTAGAAAACAAACCTATTGAACTCACTGAAATTACACCTTATCCAAATCCTTTTTGGAGCAGCGTAAATTTTGATGTTACACATACACGCAAAGGCGATGATATTGAGGTAGTGATGGTTGTTTATGATGTTGTGGGGAGAGCAGTTAGAACAATTCGTCAGAACTTTATAGATAATCAAGGGAGTTTTTCAACGCTTTCTTGGAATGGTAGAGGCAACGAAGGCGAACATGTCAAAAATGGAATGTATATCTGTAAAATTTATATTCGTTCGCTGCAAGATGGTGCTGTTGGAACAAATACGGTAAAGGTGGTTTTGAATAGGTAAAAACACAAAAAGACTCTTACAAAATGTAAGAGCCTTTTTCTATTCAATCAGGAAAACAATGAATCTTTAATGTCTTGTAATATAATAATGATGGATATAATCTCTCCTTGAGCTATCCATCATTATTATTTATATCTTATCAACAGTACAAATATACTAATTGTTTAATTTATTTTCAAAAAAGATACACAGAAATATATGCGTTTTTTAAAGCCAGTGTAAATAAAAATAAGACCTCTTGAATAATCAAGAGGTCTTATTTATTTTTTGAAACTGTTTATTGTTTAAGATTAATTTATAAGATATACACATTTAGAATCTTCCTAATTTCACAGAAAACTGAAATGTAAATCCTTCTAAATCATTTTTTTCAGTTCCTAAAAGTTTGACATCATCTGTAAAGCGATAGCTTCCTCCCATTGAAACACGTAAAATCTTTGTCAAGTTCATCTCTACCATAGCACTTGGTTCAAGCACAAAGAAAATTTCGTCATCTAGCAAATCATCTTCGTGGTTGGTGTATGCTCTTTCATATTTCCAATCTTTTACATAACCTACCCAACCTGCACCAATGGTAGTCGGAAAAGTAACATGAATAGGCAAACGAGAACCAATAACAGGCTCTAAGGTAATCCCTCCATAACCCATCAATAAACGTGCTTTTTGATTTTCTATTAAATCAGTAGAAATTGTTTTCTGTACGGTTGGCGCAAGTCCTTGTCCCATAAATCCAATATTCATAATTCCATTGATATTCCAACCTACTCTGCCTCCTGTGAGGATGGCTGGCTCTCCAACAAGACGAGTAGCTTTTGTATCCCAAGCCATAAAAAAGCCACTGCGTTGTGTAGAGTTTTTACCAAAAATCGTTTTTGGTTCAGTGGTGTTTATTTCTTTGTGGTTTTTATCAGTAGTTTCTGAAATATCATCTTGTGAGAAAGCAGAAAAAGAAATAAGAAAAAATAAAATGAAAAAAGTGATGGTTTTAGAATGTGTCATAGTTTGAAATAGTTAAATTTGTAGAGGATTGGACACAAGATAAAAAGTTGTTGAAAACATCAACTAACAGTATTTTTCCCTGTTCTGTGACTCACAGAATAGCAAATATCTGTTCATGTCCAGCACTCTATTAAATTTGATGATAAATAAATTTTGTGATTTGATTTGCAACTATGACGAAGAAATAAAAGCTCTTCCCCTATTTTTACTGTAAAGAAAACTTGAATTTGATTTTTTTTAACATTATTGATTTCTAAGAATTATCCTAGATTATGTCTGATACCCCAAAAATATCTCGCCGTCTTCCTGCCGAATGGGAAGAACAATCGTTTGTTCAGCTAACTTTTCCTCACGCAGCTTCTGATTGGAAAGATGATTTAGAACTTGTTATTCCTGTTTTTGTAGAAATTATCGCTCAAATCACACGTTTTGAGAAGGTTTTGTTGGTGTGTCAAGATAAGGCTGAAACAGAAAAGCATTTTAAAAATTTAGATAAGACACAGTTAGACCGAATTACTTTTGCAGAGATAGATTCAAACGATACTTGGGCAAGAGACCACGGCGCAATAACAGTTTTTGAAAATGACGAAGAAAAGACAGAAAAAATCCATTTAGATTTTACATTCAACGGCTGGGGAAATAAATTTGAAGCAGGAAAAGACAACAAGATTACTCAAAATTTAAAAAATAAAAACTATTTGAAAGGCAAAGTTGAGGTGGTTGATTTTGTTTTAGAAGGTGGTTCAATAGAATCTGATGGAAAAGGAACTATCCTAACCACCTCTGAATGTCTGCTTTCAAAAGAGCGTAATCCTAGTTTTTCAAGAGAAGAAATAGAAGAAAAGGTAAAAGGGTATTTTGGAGCAAAACATATTTTATGGTTGGAAAATGGCGCATTGGAAGGAGATGATACGGATGCACATATTGATACATTGGCTCGCTTGTGTCCTAATAATACGATTTGTTACGTTGCTCCTCCAGCAGACAAGACAGATTCTCATTATGAATCGTTGAAAAAAATGGAAGAGGAACTACAAAATCTAAAAACTATAGATAACAATTCCTATAAACTCATCCCTTTACCTTTTGCACCTGCTGCCTATCACGAAGAGGATAACCGACGTTTGCCTGCTACGTATGCCAATTTTTTGATTATCAATAATGCTGTTTTAGTCCCAACCTATCAAAATGAAAAGTTAGATGATTTGGCTCTTTCTCAAATCCAAAAAGTATTTCCAAACCGAGAAATTATTGGTATCAACTGCCTTCCTATTATCCGTCAGCACGGCTCTCTGCATTGTCTTACGATGCAATTTCCGAAATAAGCCAGTAGTTTTAAAAAAAAGACTTCTACAATAAAATAGAAGTCTTTTTAGCTTTGTACTAACTTTAAGATGATGTTTACATCTTTTTTAATGTCAGTTTAAACTCTCCAGAAGCATCTTTTCCGTCATCTGTACTGCCCGAAAAACTTCCTGTGGCTGTTCCTTTTTCTTCGTCTAGTTCTGTAATAGTTACTGTTCCTTTTGCCAGCGATGCGCCCATAGAACCAGAGGTAGTCGTAAGGGAAATACTTACATTTGCAGAGCGTTCGTCTGCACTACCAATAGGAAACTCTCCAGAAGTGCCTCCCTTTAAATCAATGCTAATATTATTTTCTGTATTTCCTGCCATAATGTAGGTTACGCCGTTGTCTTTGTCCATAGAAAGACCGTTGTCTGCAAGGTTGGTCTTTACACTAGATTTTGCATCTCCTAAAGAGACATTGAAAAAACCACCTTCCTTGTTGGCATCTTCAGGAGAAAACTCAACAGTTGTTTCTGTACTCGTATTTTCTGTGGTAGAAGAAGTTGTACTTTCTACGGCTGTTAGGGAGTCTGCATCTGTTTGAGTAGTTTCTTTAGTAGAAGAGTTACAGGAAAAAAGACAAATTAATAGTGTGCAAGCAAGACTATTTAAAAATGAAAAACGCATAAAACTTAGTAATTAGTGATTAATGATAAGTGATTAACGAATACAACTATTCCAAATCACGATAATTCAGTATTCTTTTGAGAGAAAAAAGCCTTAACAAAATAGCGATACATTTTATGAATTAAAAAATGTATCGCTATAAAGTTACAGAAATTGTCTCAAAATTGAGAATTGAAAATCTTGAATTTAATTTCTGAATAAAAAATAGTGTATGAGATTACATATTTTTGATGATTTCTTCACCAAAGCCAGAACAAGAAACAAGTGTTGCTCCTTCCATCAGTCTTTCAAAATCATAAGTAACTCTTTTAGATTCAATCGCTCCTTCTAGTCCTTTAGTTATAAGGTCAGCAGCT
This is a stretch of genomic DNA from Bernardetia sp.. It encodes these proteins:
- the rplQ gene encoding 50S ribosomal protein L17 codes for the protein MRHGKKFNHLGRTSSHRKAMLSNMAASLILHKRIQTTTAKAKALRKYVEPLITRAKGGTQNDQRVVFSYLQNKEATKELFNEVARKVGERPGGYTRIIKLSLPRLGDNADVCFIELVDYNELMLQDKASSSGRTRRGRRKKKKSSEDTAQTATAEATSEEKVEEKKADNADSSEEE
- a CDS encoding DUF6992 family protein, with the translated sequence MKNFLSLVLLFSFLGFSSAVFAQSDKIDLKEINKNRLAFEKKSMYVLGGWSVANFTYNGAVLLGGVKNGEAKYFYQSNIYWNTINFALAGGGLLFGKRNTALNYSQTLKAYHSTQKVLLFNAGIDVGYIMTGLYLRERAKTRTDIKTTNQFLGYGKSLIVQGGFLLLFDASTYLLSKRQSDRLYDIPVSLALAPNHLQFTYRF
- the porU gene encoding type IX secretion system sortase PorU, whose protein sequence is MNFHNLKYTSKLIQYSTLVLLLFSIIPITSAQNSVLADGQILKLKIEQNGIHKITFQALQEAGLNPSTINPNNIQLFGNGGGMLPQANAVDRISDLRENAIFLELGGDGTFNQGDYILFYAQAADSYQYDEQSNDALKFSFEKNLYDDFNYYYLKVGNQAGKRIQTAESLNGGTKITTYDEIAHHELDEVNIIGDLRNSGGGGSGRMWFGERFDFVTEATINFEGEGLVTSRPVLLRASAMAYSSRPSEYTVSIAGQNIGTLPIAASIISTYSKKGDITTSTFQSNISSSSSTLPVTVAYNKTDNTAFGHLDYLTLSYTRNLSFYKQNTHFRSVASIQNEVSSFEFSQQPASMRVWNITDVFAIQEIPQNTSNLNAFTVRTGNTLNELIAFDTNTDLPVPLEITPLANQNLHALPTPDFVIVTHTDFIDAAQKLAAFHNENDNLEVLVVTVDQIWNEFSSGKQDISAIRDFVRFLYKNDSDKLRYLLLFGDTSYDYKDRISSNNNFVPVYQSRESLEPVETFSSEDFFGLLEDNEGIWGEETNTQTEDLDIGIGRIPVRSATQASQVVDKIIGYSLPQTLGKWRNKVVFVADDGDNNIHMRDSEEMIEIIESYKGYQAEKLYIDAFPQISTSNGKFSFKVREKLSQNVNEGSLIVNYMGHGSESSLATEAVVDLASISNWKNLDNLPLFVTATCEFGRYDNPDVISAGERLMTNEDGGGIALVTTTRPVTASTNFVLAKAFYSNVFKRLPNGEMPRLGDIIRKTKNESLAKLNRNFTLLGDPALRLNYPKEEAVITEVKANGTVTESIKALDKVTLTGEIVNNNTLSADFTGILDVVIYDKPAELRTYGDESRPMFYNAWQNVLYKGKATINQGKFEITFVVSKDINYNLAAGRVTMYAQHETQNRDANGFYGIQIGASNNNAPTDNTPPTAQIWIEDKTFVSGAKVPSNTVLLAEVSDESGINLSGYGVGREITAVVDGEASQTFILNDYFTYDEGSYTKGTITFPLEDLSVGQHTLSFTVWDNYSNPTTIEVDFYVENKPIELTEITPYPNPFWSSVNFDVTHTRKGDDIEVVMVVYDVVGRAVRTIRQNFIDNQGSFSTLSWNGRGNEGEHVKNGMYICKIYIRSLQDGAVGTNTVKVVLNR
- a CDS encoding agmatine deiminase family protein, whose protein sequence is MSDTPKISRRLPAEWEEQSFVQLTFPHAASDWKDDLELVIPVFVEIIAQITRFEKVLLVCQDKAETEKHFKNLDKTQLDRITFAEIDSNDTWARDHGAITVFENDEEKTEKIHLDFTFNGWGNKFEAGKDNKITQNLKNKNYLKGKVEVVDFVLEGGSIESDGKGTILTTSECLLSKERNPSFSREEIEEKVKGYFGAKHILWLENGALEGDDTDAHIDTLARLCPNNTICYVAPPADKTDSHYESLKKMEEELQNLKTIDNNSYKLIPLPFAPAAYHEEDNRRLPATYANFLIINNAVLVPTYQNEKLDDLALSQIQKVFPNREIIGINCLPIIRQHGSLHCLTMQFPK